The sequence below is a genomic window from Hyperolius riggenbachi isolate aHypRig1 chromosome 7, aHypRig1.pri, whole genome shotgun sequence.
TAACGCTATTTCCACTCGCAATTTTTTTAGGTGTCGCAAGACCATTGAGCGCTTGCGAGGAGAGCGTAGCCCTTTGACGTTCCAACTGCAGATAACTATAGTCATTTGTCAATTAAGAAGATGTGCCAGAGCCCGAATGCAGCATAGACAATATTGGAAAACAAGCAGCTACTACGACATTTCCCTATGAGATGGTGACACCCCTCCCTGTTGTTAGCTAACCGCTTAACTAAAATACCCCAACCCCATCCCCAAATAACAACTGTTAAACAGAGTGCTAAACTATGGACTTTCATCCTCTACACCTAAATTAACAGGCACCTTAAAGTAAACTAAGGGATGAAGTATAAAAACTAAGATGACTTCACTTCTTCCCCTGGGGGATTAGCGTGGCAGGCAGTTCCAGCTAATAACACGATCCCCCCTCCAACCACTAAAATCCTATCTTCATCTTAACATGTATTTGTTTTCTACGAATTTCTCAGCGAAATAGTTCAGAGATATATTAAGTCAGTTAGAACCTGATTAAAGTAAAGAAACAGCTTATGCAGCGCCCCATGCCACACTAAAAGCTTTGAAGAGGTTCCCTCAGGAGTCATCATCATTGTGATCAGGTGACGTTTGGGAATCTGTCGtgcccttttttttaaagaagaagGATTCCGCCTCTTGAGGGGTCTTGAAGACTCTTGTCACTTCATCATTGTCAGTGCACTTTAATATAGCGGGATATAGCAGGGTGAACTTCCACTGTCGGTGGACGCATTCAGCGCAGGCTGCGTTGAATTTTTGTCGTAGTTTTGAGATCTCCAGCGAGAAATCATTGAAAAGTCTAAGTCTATGGCCTTCAAACTCCAGATCTTGACCTTTTAATCGGTATGTACGGAGTATCTCAGCTTTTTCTGCGTAATCTAAATATTTTTCCATAATCACCCTTGGACCTTTTTTGTTAGTGGCTGCTTGTGGTGGACCCACTCTGTGAGCTCTTTCTACTTTGTGTATGCCTTCAAGGTCCAAAAGGTTTGGGATTGATTCAGCGCAGATTTTGGATAATGTTGTTGGTGCATATGACTCCGGCAATCCCACTATGCGCAGGTTGCTGCGTCTGGATCTGTTTTCTAGGTCCTGTAATTTGTCATGCATCTCCTTGTTCTCTTTCTGCAGTGTTTGTATCGATTTGTCATGTGACGCATTATCATCCTCAACTGTTGATATTCGCTTTTCTGCTTGATTTAATCTGGAAGCGTGTGCCTGCAgatctttatgtattttttttagcgACTGCGTGAGGGCCGCTTGGATCATGGCCTCCAGATCGGGCcttagctggtccaccaccgctttTGCTAGTTTGGCATATTTAATAGGTTGCTCACCTCCATCCGCTGTGCCCTCCGAGTCAGAGTCCCATTCTCTTTCGTTTGTGTCCTCGGACCAGTCCTGATTGCGTCTGGTGGAGTTGGATCGCCCGCGCGCCTCCTTGTCTTTGGCCTTCGGCGCCATCTTTGGGGCGGGGGTGGCGTTCTTCTCTCGGCGCTCGGCGCGAGTGAGGTAGCAGTCCATACAGCGACCTTGTGTGTCTCCGGGAGGTGCAGTGTTTCGCTGCTAGCCAGGTGATGTAGCGTGGGGCACTTTCTCTGGCATATAGATCGGGCGGAGAGGGGATCTGCGCTGGAGCTCCTAGCCTAGCGTCGTCCTTCcagggcgccggaaccggaagtcgctCTACTACTCATTCTTAAAGATGACAGTAAACCCAAAACAGAAGAACTAATAGGCAACATTGAATCTGCAGAAATCCCAAATATAAACATCACTCCTCGCTTATATGCCATTGTTACAAAACATATGATTCATGGACCATGCGGACCACTCAATCCTAATGCACCATGTATGTCAAATGACAAATGCACTAAGGAATTTCCAAAACAATTTCAGGAAAATACTTCAGCAAATGCCAATGGATATCCAAAATACAAAAGAAGAAACTCTAACAATACTTCAATTGTTAACGGGAAGCCAATTGATAACCGCTGGGTTGTACCATATAATCCATATCTAGCCCTCAAGTACAAttaccagaatcagaatcagaatcagaatcatctttattgtcgCCAAGTACACCGATTGGtgtgcccggaattgcttgtggttcacatggcaaatggCAGTTCGGGAACATATAACAACGCAAGGCAAACATACAAAGcaaacatttaaagcaacagcaaacATATAAAGCAATGGCAGGATTTATATGTTTGCTGTTGCTTTTTACCACATTAATGATGAAGTCTGCGCATCCATAAAAAGTGTCAAATACCTTTTTAAATATGTGTACAAAGGTCATGATTGTGCAAATGTTGTGATTCAACAAGAAGGCACTTTAAATCATGATGAAATTAAGATCTACATGGATTCAAGATATGTCAGTGCTCCAGAAGCACCATGGTGTTTAAATGGGTTTGAAATGCATTACCAATCACATACCATACATAGGTTAGCGGTGCATCTGACTGATGAACAACCAGTATTTTTCAatcctaatgacatcaacacagcGGCCCAGAGAGCTTCAGCACGAAATACTCAATTGACGGCTTGGTTTAAATTAAATCAGGAGCAAAAGCAAGCAAGGAGTACATTATACTCAGACATTCCATTACACTATGTGTCTGACTCTGAAAGCAGTACTTGGAAATTACGTCAGCGGGGTGCAGAAAAAGTCATTGGACGTATGTATTCTGTGAGTTTATCATCAGATATAGAATGCTACTGCCTGCGTCTCCTATTGCTACATGTTTCTGGTGCAACATCGTTTGAAGATCTAAGGACTGTTAATGGAAATATCTACTCCAGTTTCCAAGATGCTGCAAAAGAAAGAGGCCTCATTAATGATGAACAAGTGTGGGAGAACACTTTAGAAGATGCCATCCAATACAACATGCCAAAACAACTAAGAGAGTTatttgcgtacatttgcatatttGCCTCCCTACAGAACATGAATGATCTTTTCATAAAATTTGAACAGTACCTCACTGAAGATATAGTTCACAAACCTATCATCACAATGCTGAATGCACAATATGCCGTTCTATCGCACTACAGGAAATATGTAACATTTTACGACTCCATGGAAAAAAATGTGAGGATTTCGGATTGCCATCTACAATGCCAAAGTCAGACTTATTTGCAGATACCTTCAACCAAGCCTTTGAAAAACAAAAAGCTGAAGAAATGGCAAGTACACTAAACATAGAGCAAAAATCAGCTTTAGAAATTATAATGACAGCGACTGAAAATGTCAATCTTTGCAACCATAGTTTTTTCATAGATGGACCAGGAGGTAGTGGTAAAACAtatctttagggctcgtttccactagtgcgggtgGGCGGGATGGGAGGCGAATCccttgagccgtgccatgcacggctatgggattcacagcctccgccgcgaattctgcgggggggtTTCGGCCGAATTGCTCCCGCAAGCAATTTGGCCGCGGCGCCATTATCCCCTATGACAGTTTCCCAGTGcgcttcatgtgcggggaaactctgcggaatcgcggcggaaaccgcgatagtggaaacggggccttacAAGACCCTACTCAGCACAGTTCGTGGACAAGGAAACATTGCACTACCTGTAGCCTCCACAGGTATAGCAGCCAATCTTCTTGAGGGTGGAAGAACATACCAATCCCAGTTCAAGTTACCTGTGCCTATAGTTGAAAATACAACATCAAATGTACGTCTGAATTCTGTTGATGCTGAACTTTTAAGGAACACTAAAATAGTCATTTGGGATGAATGTACTATGGCCCCCTCTGtagctcttagggcccgtttccactagagcgaatccgcatgcgttgtctgcatgcggattcgcataactaatacaagtggatgagactgtttccacttgtcagttttttggtgcgtttttctgtgcaggatttttctgcacggtagggccagcagaattcgcctgcgtgtggaatgcaggcgattcgcaggcaatgtatttaataggggaaaacgcacatgcgtttacgCGAAAtcgcactaaaactaatgtacattgagccaggcagtgacatggttaaaatcgctgatagcctgcctatgcgaaatcgcatgcgaaatcgcggcaaaaatcgcatgcggaatcgcatccgcatgcgattttgtcagcggtggaatcccagcgattcgcaccgcactagtggaaacgggcccttagtgattGACAGACTGCTTCAAGAAATAATGGACAACAACAAACCATTTGGAGGAAAAGTATTCTTACTTGGAGGAGATTTCAGACAAACACTCCCTGTGGTACCTCACGGTGACCGGACAAAAATTGTTGAGGCctgtattaaaaataataaactgTGGACTAATTTCCAAGTACTCAAACTTAAAAACAACATTCGCTCTGTTGACATTGATTTCAGCAACTGGCTGATTAAAGTTGGCAATGGTGATACACCACAGATTGATGGTTTACCTGAAGACATAATTGAAATTCCTTACCAAATTGTATGCACAGGGGATATTGTAAAATACTTTTTTGGAGATAAAATTCCTGTTGCTGAAGTCCCTAAATTAGCAACAAAGTCTATCCTTTGTCCAAAGAACTCTGATGTAAACACCATAAATGAAGAGGTGCTCGACATTTTAGAAGGAGATACAGTGACATACCTCAGCTCAAACTCAATTGATGACTCAAGTGAGGAAGATATTCAAAATTATACAATTGAGTTCCTCAATGAGCTAACCCCAAGTGGTATGCCTAAGCATAAACTCAACCTTAAGCAAGGCGCTATAATTATGCTCCTTAGAAATATAAACACTAAAAAAAGGATTGTGCAATGTGCCTCATTGTCAAACATCTTAAGAACAACCTTATGATTGCTCAAGTAATAACAGGTTCAGCAGAAGGAGATATAGTCTTTATTCCCCGTATAGATTTGGCTCCTTCATCCACCGATTTACCTTTTGTCTTACGAAGAATACAATTTCCTGTAACATTAGCCTTTGCCATGTCAATTAATAAAGCTCAGGGACAAACCTTGGAAAAAGTTGGCATTTACTTGCCAGAACCGGTATTCAGCCATGGTCAGTTATATGTAGCATTATCAAGAGTTAGGAGTTTTTCTGATGTCATGGTGAAGATTGTAGAAGGCCCTGACCAAGGCAAACTATTGGCAAACTCTGATAGAATATTCACAAGGAATGTTGTCCATAAAGAAATTTTATAGAAACTTcacctaacaaaaaaaaataatttttgaaataaaataaaaagttctgATTTTGTATATTTACAATTTGTACAAAAAAAGTTTGCAGTTAAGCAACttttataactatatatatatatatatatatatatatatatatatatatatatatatatatatatatatatgtatatatatatatatatatatgtatatatatatatatatatatatatatgtatatatatatatatatatatgtatatatatatatatatgtatatatatatatatatatatgtatatatatatatatatatatatatatgtatatatatatatatatatatgtatatatatatatatatatatatatatgtatatatatatatatatatatgtatatatatatatatatatatgtatatatatatatata
It includes:
- the LOC137526116 gene encoding LOW QUALITY PROTEIN: ATP-dependent DNA helicase pif1-like (The sequence of the model RefSeq protein was modified relative to this genomic sequence to represent the inferred CDS: inserted 1 base in 1 codon), which codes for MDNNKPFGGKVFLLGGDFRQTLPVVPHGDRTKIVEACIKNNKLWTNFQVLKLKNNIRSVDIDFSNWLIKVGNGDTPQIDGLPEDIIEIPYQIVCTGDIVKYFFGDKIPVAEVPKLATKSILCPKNSDVNTINEEVLDILEGDTVTYLSSNSIDDSSEEDIQNYTIEFLNELTPSGMPKHKLNLKQGAIIMLLRNINTKKRIXAMCLIVKHLKNNLMIAQVITGSAEGDIVFIPRIDLAPSSTDLPFVLRRIQFPVTLAFAMSINKAQGQTLEKVGIYLPEPVFSHGQLYVALSRVRSFSDVMVKIVEGPDQGKLLANSDRIFTRNVVHKEIL